The following DNA comes from Ignavibacteriales bacterium.
GTTCTGCGCTATCTCAACGCTCACAGAAAGCGGTTCTTGTTCAATAGCTGGCGGTACTTTTACCTCTATGACGTATTGACTGACCTGTCCATAGGTGATAGAACATAGCAAAGCAGTAAGGAGGAATGATAAACGAATGGCGGATTGATGAATGCGTTTCATAGTAATCCCCTCATGATGAACGTGCAGCTATTGATGGTGGCGATTATCGGAAAATAAAAAAACGGCGGGTGCGTACTGCGCCCGCCGTTCAATGTATTAAAAGCAACTATATAATGCAAGACCCGGCATAGCTCGGATCAGATTATTCGCTCCATTTCAGGACGAGAACTTTTTTCTGCAGCGATCCGGTTTGGCCCGGGATGCGAAGTTCGCGTTGGACCGATTGCACCTGCACTGCCGCAGGATTGGTTGCTCCATCTTGTGGTACGGTAATCGTTGATCCGTCGTCAAAACGGATGGAAACATAATATTCTAGTTGCGGAAATTTTACTTTCTCTCCATCTAACTGTCCGGTTGCAACCTGTCCGGAAGGTGTGAGAATAAGTTCCGTAAATGTCGGCTCATTCTGCTTGCGGTGGAAAAGACTTATCGCGCTTACATTCGCCTGTAACGAGGAAAAATCTACCCGCACCGATCCTGCGTTTTTCGACTTTAACTGGCCAAATTCAGGAACAATTCTCATCAACGGCGGAACGCTCAACTTCATTGGACTTGTGACACCATCACCTGGAAGTGTGATTTCGGTACTGACAGAATCTTGCAATTTAATGACGAAATAGAATTCAATTTCAGGCGCGCGCACATCGACACCTGGAATTGTGCCTGATGCAACTTTGTTGGAAAGCGTCATCACCAAAGATTTGAAAGCCGCATCACCGCCGCGGCGATAGTTGAGTGTAACAGAATTGAGTTGTCCGGCAACAGAAGAAAGATCGAGCGATGATTGAAGGTTCGTGAACGAACGAATCGGCGATGGACTAAACATGGGTGTGGCGGTGATAGTAATTCCGGTACCGCTAGTGGAAAAAACCGCTTTCGCAACCGATACTGAACCGGGTGAACTTGCTCCGCCTGATGGTAAGGTAATGCTCTGTTTGCCAATGGTAATGGAAAAATAATATTCCAACGCCGGGCTTGCAACTTTTGCGGCTGGGATTTCAACTGACGCAATTTTCCCATCCAACGCCATCGTTGCTTGTGTGTAGTCTGTTGTACCCTTTGTTCGATAAAACAAATTTACACCTGCAATGACAGTATCCGTTTGGTTCAAATCTAATTTGGCTGTCGTTGTATTGCCAACTGAAGGAGACGGATCGAATGCAATGGTACCGGAAACAACGACACCTTTTGCCGAAGATGTTTCTCCTCTGCCTCTGTGTTCGCCTTCGCCCTCAGATGCTCCACTTTTAATATTATCGAGTTCCTTTTTACTCGCTTTGCGAAGATCCAGACCTCCTGTGCTGTCAGCAATCGCTGTGTTACCCGTACTGACGTGTGTGGAACGGCCGGAGATAGAATTAGTGAATTCTGCCAAACCAAGAGAAATGGTAAAAAAGTCTGCATTGCCGCCGGTGCTATATCCGCCTTCAGTGCCGCGAATGGATGCAACCGAAATCGGAGAAGAAAACCGAAATTGTTCAGTCTCCGCTTTCTTCACATTGAAAATCATGTTTCCACGATCCATGTGAACGCTGCGGCTGAGGATCTCTTTTCCCTGCACTTCACCTTTAATTGTTACGATAGATTTCTCGCGAAGAATAAGCTTCGATTGATCCGCGAAGAGAATCATTGCTAAGGATCCTTTATCCGTTTGTACTTCATACCCAGATTTTAATTTGCTTAATGGAACCGCCTTTTGCCATCCTGTTGCAGGAGATTTCATATTCACATCCCGGATAACTTTCACAATGTAGGCGGAAATATCTTTTTTGTCCTGCTGTGTTTTTTGCCCCAGCGAAAGCACACCAAGGAGCACCAACACACTAACGACAACGATCTTCTTTATCATGGCTTTCTCCTTCAGCGCTTATTGGTTTTCAACACCAAGTTGTAGTTTCAAATCGGTACGGTTAGATAGATCATTGATAAGTGTTTGCAGATCGGTCTCTGTTAACGTACTGCCATCGAGTATGATGTTTCCGTAGGACGGCCATGCTACCCAGTTCACCGGGTCTGCTCGAAGCGTTGCATATGTTGCTGATGCGGAACCGCTGAAAGCGTTCAAAAAATTATCCAGCATTTGTCCGACCTTATCATCAGTAATGCGGAACACCACCGGAAGACTCTTACGCATCACGTCGCCACGATTCGTTGCTACTTTTGCCTCAACCTGAAGAACATAGGCTTTGTTTTGTTCCAGCTTGCGTTCAGCATTAGAGGGATAGGTGAGCGATGTTCCGCTGAAGTCAGGAGGATCGCCGTATGATGTCCGAACGAGACTTGGATTTCCACCCGTGAGTGCATCTTGTGGTGAACGGTGATTCGCTAAAGCTTCGTACACTGAAACTCTCACAGGTGCACTCGATGTCCAGTTAAACGTAGGTGCAAGATTGCTAAAGAAGCTTCCGTTCTTCGGATCTGTAATCTCCACAAATACTTCATCAGCCGTTGAGAACTGAACGGTAATCGTTTTCGTGTCTCCGCCGAGAACTTCTGTTGTACGTGGAACACCCCTATCATTGGGATTTTCAGAAGTCGCTTTAAACACTTTCATAATGACAGTATATTTACCGGGAGGCGCGGTCGGGTTTTTCGCTGCCATATCTTCCAGGCGTTTGCGCAGAGTCGCGTTTTCTACATACGTTCCAACGCCATCCCGGATATAAATCTCGCTGCTCCCGCCTTTTGCAAAATCACGCGCCGCAAGCACACGTGATCCATTCACTCTGAAATTATTTGTATACGCATGCATCAATTCTTGATCAGCTTCACCGCGAAGTTGAACATGCATCTCGACATAGACACAGACCCACGCTGTTGGTTCGACACCTACTGTCTGCAAAGTAAGCGATATTCCAGAGATGTTTGGGTTAAGTTGTTGGCTTTTAACATCAACAAAATCGGTGAGATAGACGACATCGTACATCTGGAAATCGAGAGACACCTTCATGGTTTGAGCAAAGGTCCTTGAACAGCTCAGTACAGCGGCCAGAAGAACGATGCCGATGAGTGCATTCCTATTCATTGTCCATTTCATGGTGTGTAACTCCTCCGTATTGTTTGTTTTCTCTACTAGTATAGCCGATGGAGCAATAAAAAACGTTGACAACTATCACACAGACAGGGTTTAAAAATTCACGACATCATTATAAAGAACGAACGCCATAAATACAAGCAGCAAGATAAACCCTGCTTGTTGAATGGCAATTCTTACTTTACTTGGTACTTCCCGCCTAAACACAGCCTCATAGACGAGAAAGACAAGATGTCCTCCATCGAGTGCTGGGAATGGAAGAATATTCAGCAAAGCAAGACTAATACTTAATAAGCTGATGAATCCGAAGAACTCCAAGACGCCAGTATCAGCAGAGCGCTTTGCCAACTGAGCAATCTTTATAGGTCCGCCCATCGATTTACTAAGCGAAGCTTTTCCTGCTACTATTTGGTATATATTGGAAAGAAACAGAACGCTTATTGTTTTTAATTCTCTCATACTAATCGGAAGAGCTTCGAAGAAGGAATATTGTTCGTGAATGATTGGTCCCTGATATACTCGATCTAAAGAAACTCCAATGCGTCCTTCGGCAGTTGGCTTTACATGCGCATTCATTTTCTGATTTCCACGTGCCCATGACAGCAAAATTTCTTTCCCGGCATTTGTTCGAATCGCTTCCTGGAGTGAACCAAAGCTCACTGGTTTTTCGTTCACCGCAAGAAGTGTATCTCCGGGCTGTAAGCCAATCTGTTCAGCTGGCTTTCCATGCTCCACAAGATCTACAACAGGAACGAACCCAGCAGGGAAAACGCCAAATCGTTCTTCAGTAAAATCTGGCAGTTCTGAACGACGGATAAAAAAAGTATTGACTGTACCGGAACGTTGTATCTGTATCGTTAAATCATGTGCCACCGATTCTGTATACAGCGTGCTTTCAATTTCATCCCACTGTTTCATAGGATGATTATTGATGGAAACGAATTTATCGCCCATGTGCAAACCGGATTTTGCGGCGGGACTATTTGGTTCTACATAACCGATTTCCGTCACAGGGTGAATCGTCTTGCCCTGATGGAAAATTATTCCCCAAAAAATTAAAATAGCGAGCAAAAGATTCATAATGACACCAGCGGAAATAACGATCATGCGCTGCCATATAGGCTTCGAACGAAACTCCCATGGTTGCGGCTCTTTATTCAAAAATTCATTGTCGAAGCTCTCGTCGATCATACCGGCAATCTTCACATAGCCGCCAATGGGAACCCATGAAATACAGTAATCGGTTTCGCCAATTTTTTTGCCAAACGCGCGCGGCGGAAATCCTAAACTGAAGGTATCGACACGCATCTTAAAAAACTTGGCGGCAAGGAAGTGTCCCAGTTCGTGCACCAGTACAAGAATACCAATCGTGATGATAAAATAGAATATCGTACTTACTATCGCCATAAATTTAATTCACTCTTGTTTTTATTATTGTGTAAGCTCTTTAACACTGCAGGTTACAATAAAGTTCGGACATATTCGCGCGTATTATGGTCGCTTTGAAATGTGTGTTCAAGATCAGGCGAAACGTGGTTTGTTTGTTTGGCAAGCGCCTGCTCAATGAGTTCTGGAATTCGGCAAAATGTAATTTTCTTTTCTAAAAAAGCCTGCACTGCAACTTCATTTGCCGCATTCATAATGGCGGGAGCAGTTCCGCCCAACGCCATTGCATCGTATGCTAATTGCAGGCAGCGAAATTTATTGCGGTCAGGCGCAAAAAATGTCATCGAGTGCAACTTTGGAAAATCTACATGGTTGCCGCTCATCGGGCATCGTTCAGGATATGTTAATGCGTATTGAATCGGAAGTTTCATATCCGGTACGCCAAGCTGAGCTTTTATGGAACCATCCACGAACTCGACCATCGAATGAATAATGGATTGCGGGTGAATGACAACATCAATGCGTTCTACCGGAAGACCAAAGAGCCAGCGCGCTTCAATCACTTCCAAACCCTTGTTCATCAATGTGGCTGAGTCGATGGTAATCTTATTTCCCATTTTCCAATTAGGATGATTCAGCGCTTGTTCAACTGTAATCGATGCGAATGTATCTTGAGGCGTGTTCAGAAGCGGTCCGCCGGATGCTGTCAGGATAATCCTGTTCGCGCTGTTCCGATCTTCGCCTACAAGACATTGCAGAATAGCGCTGTGCTCACTATCAATGGGAACGAGATGAACACCGTATTCCTTGACTAACGAAGTAACAAGGTCTCCGGCAACGACAAGTGTCTCTTTGTTCGCGAGTGCAATGTGTTTTCGATGTTTGATTGCCTCGACGGTCGGCTTCAATCCGGCAAACCCGACAATGGAGTTGATGACGAGATCGACATCATCCCTGCGAACAATTTCCAGCAATCCCTCGCGGCCGGCGAGTACTTCCACCGAATCGCCAACTATCGATCGCAACACTGCAGCTTTGGCTTCGTCTAACACGACAACACCGCGCGGGTGAAAATGCGCAATCTGATTTTGCAGCAGTTCGATGTTGGTATTAGTTGTAAGATAAGTAATGCTGAATCTGTCTGCGAGATTATGAATAACTGAAAGGCAGTTCCGGCCGATAGATCCGGTTGAACCAAGGATAGCAATATGCTTTGGATTCTGACTCATGCTGCTGTTTCAAGGTAATCAAATTCGCTAGGCATGTCAAGGAAGGCGATTAACAGGTAGTGTTAACATAGTCGGACAAATCGGACTGACCGCACTACACCGAGTCACTACCAATTGACGCAATCCATCATCGCAAATCGAAATTGCTTTTTGTATATTGACGGAGAATAAAGTAGAAAGTAGAAAGTGAAAAGTAAAAATAAAATTTGGATAGTATTCTTGTTTGGGATTCTTACACTTTTCCAATTCGCTCGCGCTCAGGAAACCGATAAACTCATGAAGCTTCGTCTCGCGCAGGGATTTGAAGAAGCTGGCGAATGGGAACGTGCAGTAGCTCTCTACGAAGACCTGAGCACATTAGAACCAACTAATTTTTTATTCCTCGATGGACTCCAGCGCAGTTACACGCAAATCAAAGAGTACGGCAAAGCTATCAACGTTATTCGCCGATGGCTGATCATTCAACCGCGAGATATCAGTAAGATGACAACCCTCGGCGGGCTCTATTATGATTCCGGTAACGAGGCGGCCGCCGACTCGGTGTGGAAATCGGTCATTGCCATCGATCCGCGAAATGTGCAAATGTACCGCGTTGTTGCCAACGAAATGCTGCAGCACCGGATGTATGATCAATGCATCCGCGTTTATCTTGACGGACGTTCGATGAGTAAGAGTGACGCAGCATTTGCAGATGAATTAGGAAATCTTTACACGGCGCTTCAGCAGTACACATCTGCAACAAAAGAATATCTCCGTCTCATCAAGGCAACACCGGATCAATTGCCTTTTATTCAGTCGCGCCTTAGTGCTTTTACTTCAAAACCGGAAGGTCTCAGTGCCGCATCCGAGACGGTAAGGGATGAATTGAAAAACTTGCCGGACAATATCGCTCTGCACAGATTGTATGCGTGGCTCTTATCAGAGGAACGGCGCTACGATACAGCATTGGAGCAATATCGTATCATCGATCGTCTCTCGAACGCGAAAGGGAATGAACTCTACAATTTTGCCCAGCGGTTACATCAAGAACGAGCATACAAAACGGCAGCGGAAGCATTCAAAGAAGTTATTGATGAGCATAAAAGTCCTCAGCTTCTTCCCTATGCACGTTTCGGATATGCTCGAGCACTTGAAGAACCTATTGGTCTGACGGATACGGCGGCATCGTCGTCAGGATCACAGCTCACGTACAGCAACTCGATTCCATTGTATGAATCGATTGCTGCCGAATATGCGAATTCCGAACTCGCCGCTCAATCATTGTATCGTATCGGCGTCATCAAGTTTGAAAAACTCTTCGATCTTGATGGTGCGCTCAATGCATTCAACCGATTGAAAGACGTACCGTCAACAATAAATATTTCTCATGATGCTGTGCTCAAGAGTGGTGATATACAAATTGCGCGGAACAATCTTACCGAAGCACGGAAAGAATATGAACGGCTGAGCAAGATTTCACTGGTGGTGTATCAAGACCAGGCGGCATTCAAATTAGCGGAACTGGATTACTTCGAGGCAAAGTTCGATACGGCATTATCAATGCTGAAGCGATTCAATACGAATCTCACGACGGATTTAACGAATGACGCATTGCAGCTGCAATACTTTATTCAGGAAAATAATACTTCTGCACCGCAAGCGTTGACCGAGTTTGCCAAAGCCGACTTGATGATGCGCCAGCGTAAATACTCGGAGTCGCTCATGCAGTTTCAAGATATTGTCAAACACTATTCAACCGCATTGTTGGTGGATGACGCGATGATGAAGGTTGGTGAGTTGCATCTTTTATTGAATCGTCCCAATGAAGCAATAACGGCGTTTCGTTTTATTGCCGACTCAATTCAGTTGAGCATTCTCAAAGACCGGGCGCAGTTAAGGATCGCAGAAATTTATCAAACGGTTTTGAACGACAAAGCACAAGCGATTGAAGCGTACGAAAAACTGCTTGCACAATTTCCAAATTCTCTTTATGCGGAAGAATCCCGGAAGAGAATACGGCTCTTGAGGGGAGATAATCTGTAATAAACAAAAGGCTCAGATTCTCTGAGCCTTTTGTTGCATTTACTTCCATGATAACCAATCCGACCGCTTAAAGCGATCGGATTGGTGTACCTATAATGCGTGTTCCGTTTCTTTCTTTTTCTTTTCCACTCCATTTGTTTTCCAAACAAAGATCCCGCGTTTCTCATAATGTGTATGGAGAAGATGATGGGAAAGATGTCCCAAGGGTTCTTTCAGGAACTCTTTGTACAACGCAGCGACCTGAGTATTCTCATGCGACTTGCGAATTGGTTTGTTTGCATCTTCCAGATAAATGGATTCGGCTCTTTTCTTTCTTATTGCCCATGTTGTTGGAATCGGCTGGCCACCGCCGCCAAGACATCCGCCCGGGCATGTCATCACTTCGATGAATGCGTACGGTGATTCCTTCTTTTCTATTTGTTCGAAAAGCTTCCGCGCATTACCCAGCGTGTGTGCAACTGCAACTTTGACTTTCGTACCGTTCATATCAACTTCAGCTTCTTTGATTCCCTCCATACCGCGAACAGCCGTGAAATTGATGTTCGCAAGCGGCTTACCGGTCACTACTTCATACGCAGTTCTGAGTGCGGCTTCCATAACACCGCCTGTTGCGCCAAAAATCACTGCAGCGCCCGTCGATTCGCCCAACGGGTTGTCAAATTCTTCGGCTGGAAGATGAGAAAATTGAATTCCAGATTCCTTAAACATCCGGGCAAGCTCTCTTGTCGTCAATACATAATCGACATCATAAAACGCATCGTCTTGCGACCATCCTTTTTTATCTTTCCAATGCTCAAAGGCACTCATCATCTCGGGACGCTTTGCTTCATATTTCTTCGCTGTGCATGGCATAATGGAAACAACGACCATCTTTCGCGGATCGATTCCCATCTTCGCAGCATAGTACGTTTTCGCTACAGAGCCGAACATTTGCTGCGGTGATTTGCAAGTAGACAGATGTGCGAGAGAATTCGGGAAAAAATGCTCTGCAAATTTTATCCATCCCGGTGAGCAGGAGGTGATCATCGGCAGAGTACCTTTGTTGGTGATGCGTTTGATTAATTCATGCCCTTCTTCCATAATTGTTAAATCGGCAGTGAATTGTGTATCGAAAACTTTGTTAAAGCCGAGCCGGCGCAAACCTGCAACCATTTTTCCCGTTACAAGACTTCCGGACTCCATTCCCATCGCTTCACCAATACCAACGCGAATAGCCGGTGCAGTCTGCACGACAACAACTTTGTCCGGATTCATGAGTTCTTCAAACACATTGTCTGTGTCATCACGTTCGACGATGGCGCCGGTAGGACACACGAGCGCGCATTGCCCGCAATTCGTACAGGCAACATTCCCAAGCCCTTTTTCCATATAGGTCGTGACTTTTGTTCTGATGCCGCGTCCGGAGAGACCGATAGCATATACTGTTTGAACAGTGCCGCAGACAGCTATACACCTGCCGCACAAGATGCACTTGTTCGGATCTCTGATGATGGAAGACGAGGTCTCGTCACAGAGTTGTTCTTTTTTGGTACGAACAAATTGACCGTCTTTTATACCAAGATCAGAAGCAATCGTCTGCAATTCGCAGTTCTGATTGCGCAAACATGAAAGACAGTCTTTTGGATGATTGGCAAGAATCAATTCGACGTTCGTTTTTCTTGCATCACGGATACGTGCCGAGTTTGTCGCAATCTCGGTTCCTTCATGTACACAAGCAGTGCAGGAGCGAACAAGCGACCGCGCACCTTTCACTTCAACGACACAAACTCCGCATGAAGAATTTCGAGAAACATCTTCAAGATAGCAGAGTGTTGGTATTTCAATTCCAGCGCGTTTGCAGGCATCGAGTATTGTTATACCATCGGGAGCCTGGTAATCGGTACCGTTAATTTTAATATTGATCATCTTCGTTTCCATGGGATCCTCTTAGTTTTCCTCTTCTTGGTGGCATTTGACATCGCATCGCAGACAACGGGCAGCTTCCTGCAGGGCTTCTTCGCCGGAATATCCGCCGAGAACTTCCTGGAAGCTTGAAATGCGCTCCTTGACGGGAAGTTTTTTTGGATCGATTTTTTTGCCGCCTTCCGGTTCAGGGATCACTTCATCTTTGTATTTGAAATCCCTGAATAAACGGTGGAATCGTTTCTCCTTCATGAGATCAATATCGATTGCTTCTGCTGCCTGGCGGGCAAGTCCCATAGCTTCGGAAACCGTTGCCGGTCCGGTCACTGCATCGCCACCTGCATAGACCTTCGATAAGTTGGTACGACAGCTTGGCTGCTGCACTTTGATTGAACCATTCTTTCGGAGTTCCAAGCCGATTTCCTTTGCAGATTCAAATTCAACTTTCTCACCGACGGAAAGAATAATCGTATTGCATTCCACAATTGCTGTCTCGCCGGTTTCTATCGGTTTCTTTCGTCCAGTATTATCAAAGCCATCAAATTTCATTTTGTGAATTTCAAGGCCTGTGACTCTTCCTTTTATATCACTAATGACTCGATGAGGTGCAGACAAAAACATAAATCGGATATTCTCATCTATGGCATCTTTAATTTCATGCGCATTTGCCGGCATTTCATCTTTATCGCGGCGATAGACGATTGTTACATCAGCACCAAGCCGCAGACATGAACGTGCAGCATCAATTGCCACATTGCCAGCGCCGACCACAACCACTTTCTTTCCAACGTGAAGTTTCTTCCCGCTGGCAAATTCCTCAAGGAATTCATAACCTTGAAGAACTCCTGCAAGATGGTTGCCCGGAATATCAAGTTCAATATCTTTCTGGGCACCGATGGCAAGGAAGACAGCATCGTTTTGCTTTTGCAGATTTTTAAAGGACAATTCTTTGCCAATACGCGTATGGAAAACGAACTTGACTCCAAGCTTTTTAAAGAGTTCGAGTTCCTTGTTGAGACCGTCCTTCGGAAGACGATATGCGGGAATTCCATATTGCAGAATTCCACCGGCCTTTGCATGGTTATCATACACGGTGACGCTGTGGCCTAGACGAACAAGAAAATATGCTGCTGTCAATCCTGCAGGTCCTGCCCCAACAATGGCAACTTTCTTCCCAGTAGGTGATAGTTTTTCTTTGATCAGCCGTTGATAAATTTCTCGCTCCTTGCCCATTTTGTACATCGTATCTGCAAGGTAACGGTGAATATCGCCTTGTGAGACCGGATCATCCACCATATCTCTGCGGCATCGCATCTGGCAATGGAAATAGCAAATTCTTCCAACCGTACCCGGCAGGGGATTATCACGCAGTGTCAGTTCAAATGCTTCTTCGATCCGTCCTTCTTTTAACAATTGAAGGTACCCAGGAATATTCATATGCATGGGGCAGCTGTTTTCACAGAGCGCCATAAACAAACTTTCACACACACCGGCTTTACACCGCTTTTGGATTATATGTTTTTCGTATTCATCACGGAAGTAACGCAACGTGCTCAAGACGGGATTCGAACTCGTTTGTCCCAATCCACAAAGCGCAGAATCCCGAATCACATATGCTAATCGCTCAAGTGTGTCGAGATCTTGCATCGTCGCTTCGCCGCGTGTGATTTTATTGAGAAGTGCGAGTGCTTGCGCAAGTCCTTCACGGCAGGGTGTGCACTTCCCGCACGATTCAGAATACGTCACTTCAACGAAGTACCTCGCAACATCCACCATACAATTGTCCTGATCCATCACAACCATACCGCCGGAGCCCATAATTGTGCCCAGCTTTGTGAGGGATTCATAATCAACCGGAGTATTGAAGTGTTCAACCGGGATGCATCCGCCTGATGGACCGCCCGTTTGTACTGCACGAATTTTCTTTTTGTTTCCCGTTCCTTCGCCCATCTGATAGATAATGTTTTCCAGCGGTGTACCAAGCGGCAGTTCAACAAGACCGGTGTTCTTTATTTTTCCGACAAGTGAAAAGACTTTTGTCCCCGTGCTCGTCTGTGTTCCAAACTTTGCAAATGCATCTCCGCCAATCGTGAGAATGAGAGGGATATTAATCCATGTCTCCACATTATTAATATTGGTCGGTTTACCCCAGAGTCCTTTTTGTGCGGGATACGGAGGCCGGGGAAGCGGTCGTCCGGCTCTGCCTTCGATCGAAGCGATGAGAGCAGTTTCCTCGCCGCACACAAATGCACCAGCTCCTTCCACATAGGACATGTCGAAACTAAATGAAGATCCGAAAATATTCTTGCCGAGTATTCCGTATTCCCTCGCAACGGCGACCGCTTTTTTGAATCGTTCTACTGCAAGAGGATACTCTGCGCGCACATACATAATGCCTTCAGAAGCACCCATCACATATGCGCCAATCAGCATTCCCTCTATAAGGGCATGAGGATCGCTTTCAATTTCGTTCCGGTTCATATAAGCGCCGGGATCACCTTCATCCGCGTTGCAGATAATATATTTTTTATCTGTTTCGACTTTCTTCATCATTTCCCATTTGATAGCTGTCGGGAAACCTGCTCCGCCGCGACCGCGCAGTTTGGATTTCTTGACCTCATCGAGAACAGCATCAGGGGTCATTTGTGTTAATGCCTTCATCAAGGCGCTGTACCCGCCAACGGCGATGTATTCTTCAATATCTTCGGGATTAATCAATCCGGAATCGCGAAGGACGATCTTCTTTTGCCCCTTGAAGAATGGAATTTCATTCCATAAAGGAACACTGCTCAGTCCGGTCCCAAACTCTACTCTGGATGTATAGAAATTCCAATTCTCGATTCTACACAGCGCCTTCTTCAGCGGTATCATACCCCTGCACAGACCATCAACAATACTCTCTGCATCTTTTGGGGTTACTTTATGTAAGATGACAAGCGGCTGTCCCGGCACATAACAATTGACAAGAGTCTCTTCGGCACAAAAACCAAAGCAGCCCACAGAGGTAAGTTGTATCTTCGCTCTTTTTGCTTTGATAGCTTTTTGCAGACTTTCGTACACTTCTTTTGCACCATTTCCGAGGCCGCATGTTCCCATGCCGACTGAAATTTTTGGAACAGGAGGAACAAACTTTGCCATTCCCTCGTGCCGCAACTTTTCTAACATTGAAGCTTGCTGTATCTTCATGATTTTTTCTTCTCCTTAGAAATTTTTCCAAGAAGCTTTTGCAGTTTAGCGGTTGTCACATTACTGTAAATGATTCCGTCGATCGCGACGACTGGTGCGAGTGCACATTGGCCGAAACATGCTACCGTGGAAATTGTGAACTGGTTGTCTGGCGTGGTAAAAAAAGATTCTCCTTCTTCAAGCTCTTTACTGCATCCCAGCATGAGTCCCAGATCATCGAGTAACGCTTTTGATCCTTTTGTATGGCAGGCGGTTCCCCGGCAGACAGTGAGAGTATGTTTGCCTTGAGGTTTGAGATTGAAGAATGAAAAAAAAGTGACGACGTTATATACCCGGGAGAGAGGAACGCCGGTCCGGAGTGCAACGTGGTTGAGAGCTTCCTCGGAAAGAAATTTTTGTTCGTTCAGAAGTTGAGTTTCCTCAAGGATACTTAACAATTCCCCATGCTGCCCCTTGTGTTTTGTGACGACTGAATCGATTTCCTGCAATTCCCGCGATAACGTTTGTGTTCCATCCATAATGGCTCCTCATAATATTTTTTCAGTGCGTATCGAGACGATGCGTTATTCTCTGCAACTTTCATTCCAAAAGAAATGAGAGCAAAAGGTCATCATTTTTTTTAGAAATGATATAAAAGCACTTTGAGTTCTTGGTATTCGGAAAGTGAAGCGGCTGGTCATTCACATCGCATAAGTACGGTGTACGCAGAATGCGGTGCTTGATATTGGTGATGTATGAAGATTAGAGAATTCTAAACTTCTTTTATACTCGCAACGTTTTCGCTTGACGATTAATTATTTTAAAAAACGAAAAACGGTTTCCTGGATCAAATTCAACAAGAATATCCTCAAAGGGAACGAGCTGCTTATCAATATATGATGTCACTTTTACTTCATCGAATGCCAATAGGCACGGGTATAATATA
Coding sequences within:
- a CDS encoding NADH-dependent [FeFe] hydrogenase, group A6, which produces METKMINIKINGTDYQAPDGITILDACKRAGIEIPTLCYLEDVSRNSSCGVCVVEVKGARSLVRSCTACVHEGTEIATNSARIRDARKTNVELILANHPKDCLSCLRNQNCELQTIASDLGIKDGQFVRTKKEQLCDETSSSIIRDPNKCILCGRCIAVCGTVQTVYAIGLSGRGIRTKVTTYMEKGLGNVACTNCGQCALVCPTGAIVERDDTDNVFEELMNPDKVVVVQTAPAIRVGIGEAMGMESGSLVTGKMVAGLRRLGFNKVFDTQFTADLTIMEEGHELIKRITNKGTLPMITSCSPGWIKFAEHFFPNSLAHLSTCKSPQQMFGSVAKTYYAAKMGIDPRKMVVVSIMPCTAKKYEAKRPEMMSAFEHWKDKKGWSQDDAFYDVDYVLTTRELARMFKESGIQFSHLPAEEFDNPLGESTGAAVIFGATGGVMEAALRTAYEVVTGKPLANINFTAVRGMEGIKEAEVDMNGTKVKVAVAHTLGNARKLFEQIEKKESPYAFIEVMTCPGGCLGGGGQPIPTTWAIRKKRAESIYLEDANKPIRKSHENTQVAALYKEFLKEPLGHLSHHLLHTHYEKRGIFVWKTNGVEKKKKETEHAL
- a CDS encoding FAD-dependent oxidoreductase, with amino-acid sequence MKIQQASMLEKLRHEGMAKFVPPVPKISVGMGTCGLGNGAKEVYESLQKAIKAKRAKIQLTSVGCFGFCAEETLVNCYVPGQPLVILHKVTPKDAESIVDGLCRGMIPLKKALCRIENWNFYTSRVEFGTGLSSVPLWNEIPFFKGQKKIVLRDSGLINPEDIEEYIAVGGYSALMKALTQMTPDAVLDEVKKSKLRGRGGAGFPTAIKWEMMKKVETDKKYIICNADEGDPGAYMNRNEIESDPHALIEGMLIGAYVMGASEGIMYVRAEYPLAVERFKKAVAVAREYGILGKNIFGSSFSFDMSYVEGAGAFVCGEETALIASIEGRAGRPLPRPPYPAQKGLWGKPTNINNVETWINIPLILTIGGDAFAKFGTQTSTGTKVFSLVGKIKNTGLVELPLGTPLENIIYQMGEGTGNKKKIRAVQTGGPSGGCIPVEHFNTPVDYESLTKLGTIMGSGGMVVMDQDNCMVDVARYFVEVTYSESCGKCTPCREGLAQALALLNKITRGEATMQDLDTLERLAYVIRDSALCGLGQTSSNPVLSTLRYFRDEYEKHIIQKRCKAGVCESLFMALCENSCPMHMNIPGYLQLLKEGRIEEAFELTLRDNPLPGTVGRICYFHCQMRCRRDMVDDPVSQGDIHRYLADTMYKMGKEREIYQRLIKEKLSPTGKKVAIVGAGPAGLTAAYFLVRLGHSVTVYDNHAKAGGILQYGIPAYRLPKDGLNKELELFKKLGVKFVFHTRIGKELSFKNLQKQNDAVFLAIGAQKDIELDIPGNHLAGVLQGYEFLEEFASGKKLHVGKKVVVVGAGNVAIDAARSCLRLGADVTIVYRRDKDEMPANAHEIKDAIDENIRFMFLSAPHRVISDIKGRVTGLEIHKMKFDGFDNTGRKKPIETGETAIVECNTIILSVGEKVEFESAKEIGLELRKNGSIKVQQPSCRTNLSKVYAGGDAVTGPATVSEAMGLARQAAEAIDIDLMKEKRFHRLFRDFKYKDEVIPEPEGGKKIDPKKLPVKERISSFQEVLGGYSGEEALQEAARCLRCDVKCHQEEEN
- a CDS encoding NAD(P)H-dependent oxidoreductase subunit E → MDGTQTLSRELQEIDSVVTKHKGQHGELLSILEETQLLNEQKFLSEEALNHVALRTGVPLSRVYNVVTFFSFFNLKPQGKHTLTVCRGTACHTKGSKALLDDLGLMLGCSKELEEGESFFTTPDNQFTISTVACFGQCALAPVVAIDGIIYSNVTTAKLQKLLGKISKEKKKS